TAGAGATAGACGGCATGGCAAAAGCTGCTGCAAAGATATCTGGTCCTGCTGTAATGGCTTGGGCCCCATCAGCAAAAGCACGATTGATTTGGTCAACATTCTTAAAGGAAGCTGCCAATATTTTGCTGGCGGAATGATCCCGCTCAATTGCCTGAGCTAGCCGGCTAATCACAGCATCTGAATCAATATTGAGATTTTCCATGCGGTTATAGTAAGGAGCAAGATAGTCAGCCCCCGCTTCAATAGCTAATAGACCTTGAAAGGTCGTATAAATGGCTGTCGCTGTAATCTTGTAGCCTTCTGCTTTGAGAGTTTTGATAGCTGCCAGCCCAGCCGGTGTGACCGGAACTTTAATATAGACAGCATCACCGCATTTTTTTCGAATTTC
This window of the Streptococcus sanguinis genome carries:
- a CDS encoding fructose-6-phosphate aldolase encodes the protein MEFMLDTLNLEEIKKWSEVLPLAGVTSNPTIAKKEGKIDFFERIRAVREIIGEGPSIHVQVVAKDYEGILKDAAEIRKKCGDAVYIKVPVTPAGLAAIKTLKAEGYKITATAIYTTFQGLLAIEAGADYLAPYYNRMENLNIDSDAVISRLAQAIERDHSASKILAASFKNVDQINRAFADGAQAITAGPDIFAAAFAMPSISKAVDDFAADWSAIHNQEYI